AACGGAGGCTCACGACCGACCGGCGTTTCCACCTGATCGTGTGAGCACCGAAACGTTAAGACCAGCATCATCCTACTCATGATCCCACCCGGAGGCAGGATCCGCAGGGACGACGCCGTCCACGCTTCTCTTTCTCGTATGAACTTGTCAAAGAGCTGATCGGGCCGGAAGCCAGATCTCGTGCCCTTGGAGAACAGAAAGCAGCGCCGGGTTGCCCTGGCCCTTGCTTCATCGTCTCTGAGGAAGTCCTTCGAGGCGGGCCGTTCGTCTCGGCGCCCCGTCGGTGAGCGGTCGTTTAAGGGTAGCCGGCTCGCCTGTCAACTCGATCGGACCCGGAGGGATCCGGTCGAGGCGATGGGGGAGGGCAGGGGACTGCCCCGACCCCGCGGCCGGCGTGTACCCTAGATGGGCATGCACGCCCTGCGTTCAAGAGGCGACGTCAGTACCCTTGCGAGCGATCGATCGCATGCGCGATCGGCTCGCCGCGCAGATGCGCGCGCACCCCCTGGATCACCTGCCGCGCCGCACCCGCCGGCTGGGTGGCGCTCGCCACGTGCGGCGTCACCACGACCCGCGGATGAGCAAGGAGCGGGTGATCGGCCGGCGGCGGCTCCGTCGCCAGCACGTCCAGGACCGCGCCCGAGAGCTGTCCGCTCTCGAGGGCGGCGAGGAGGTCGGCCTCGACCGCGTGGCCGCCGCGGCCGGCATTCACCAGCCCGGCGCCGGGGGCCAGCCGAGCGAACAGGTCGCGATTCAGGAGGCCGCGCGTCGCCGGGGTGAGCGGCAGCAGGCAGACCAGGATGTCGGTACCGGACAGGAAGCGGCCGAGCTCGGCACCCCCCGAAAAAGTCTCGATCCCGTCGAGGGATTTGGGGGACGCGCTCCAGCCGCGGACCGGGAAGCCGAAACCGGCGAGCGCCCGCGCCGCCGCCTGGCCGAGCACGCCGAGCCCCATGAGGCCGACCCGGCGCTCCGTCGCCGGCCGCACCGGACGCGGGGTCCAGCGTCCGGCCGCCTGCTCGGTCCGATAGAAGGGCAGGTCGCGGTGGAGCGCCAGCACCGCCATCACGACGTACTCGACCATCGAGGCGGTGAGGTTCGGATCGACCATCCGCACCACCTGCACGGATTGCGGCAGCTCGTGGACGGGGAGGTGGTCGATGCCGGCCCCGATGCAGAACAGGGCCTGAAGCCGGGGCATCGCGCGGGAGAGATCCGGCGGCGGCGTCCAGGCGACGAGGTAGGGGGCCTCGGCCGCCTCGCCCTCCGGCTCCCAGTCGACGAGGCACAGGTCGGGCGCTTCGCGGGAGAAGATCTCGTGCCAGACGGCCCCGCGGACCGGGTCCGACTTGTAGGCGATGACAGGTCTGGTCATGGGGGCCTCGCTGGCTCGAAGAAGCGGCGCCCGTCCGGGCGGTCCCGCCGATGGACGAAGGATAGGGGGCTGTCGCCCGCCGGAGGCGCTGAATCACGGGGCATCGGCAGGCGGAACGTCGCGAC
This is a stretch of genomic DNA from Methylobacterium sp. 17Sr1-1. It encodes these proteins:
- a CDS encoding glyoxylate/hydroxypyruvate reductase A; amino-acid sequence: MTRPVIAYKSDPVRGAVWHEIFSREAPDLCLVDWEPEGEAAEAPYLVAWTPPPDLSRAMPRLQALFCIGAGIDHLPVHELPQSVQVVRMVDPNLTASMVEYVVMAVLALHRDLPFYRTEQAAGRWTPRPVRPATERRVGLMGLGVLGQAAARALAGFGFPVRGWSASPKSLDGIETFSGGAELGRFLSGTDILVCLLPLTPATRGLLNRDLFARLAPGAGLVNAGRGGHAVEADLLAALESGQLSGAVLDVLATEPPPADHPLLAHPRVVVTPHVASATQPAGAARQVIQGVRAHLRGEPIAHAIDRSQGY